The Lysinibacillus pakistanensis genome includes a window with the following:
- a CDS encoding head maturation protease, ClpP-related, which translates to MKISVKGPIINDGDQWIYDWFGIPATSPTKVSNAINKAMLNQTTDITVLINSGGGSVFSASEIYTALKSFSGNVKVEIVGIAASAASVIAMAGTVVEMSPTAQLMIHNASTSAAGDYQVMDQTSDFLQNVNKSIMNAYTAKTGKDETYLKTMMDNETWMTAQQALEHGFIDKIMFEQEKSAAANTNHSDLVNGELPQEVLDKVRNQLLKDKSLNTMNSVTPPTPNKLENNKEDNPMDLDKLKNEHPDLYEKVKNIGFEEGQQAENTRIKEIEELATPGNENLVQAAKFENNSTAAELAVAIVKAEKAKGANFLQNVQKDAEPLNEVPGNQTVAGQEKDADVVASFVGIWKGGQ; encoded by the coding sequence ATGAAAATCAGTGTTAAAGGACCAATCATTAACGATGGTGATCAATGGATTTATGATTGGTTTGGTATTCCAGCAACTAGCCCCACTAAGGTGTCTAACGCCATTAATAAAGCTATGTTAAATCAAACGACTGACATTACAGTGTTGATTAATAGTGGTGGAGGATCTGTTTTTAGTGCTTCAGAAATTTATACAGCTTTAAAGTCTTTTTCAGGTAATGTCAAAGTTGAAATTGTGGGTATAGCAGCAAGTGCAGCATCTGTTATTGCAATGGCTGGAACAGTCGTTGAGATGTCACCAACAGCACAATTGATGATTCATAATGCATCAACATCAGCAGCTGGCGACTATCAAGTAATGGATCAGACAAGTGACTTTTTACAAAACGTCAACAAATCAATTATGAATGCATACACAGCCAAGACTGGCAAAGACGAAACCTATTTAAAAACCATGATGGATAACGAAACATGGATGACAGCTCAACAAGCTCTTGAACATGGTTTTATCGATAAGATTATGTTTGAACAGGAAAAAAGTGCAGCTGCTAATACTAATCATTCTGATTTGGTGAATGGTGAATTACCTCAAGAGGTTCTGGATAAAGTTAGGAATCAACTGTTAAAAGATAAATCGTTAAATACAATGAATAGCGTTACACCACCAACACCAAACAAGCTTGAAAATAACAAGGAGGACAATCCAATGGATTTAGATAAATTAAAGAATGAACATCCAGACTTATATGAAAAAGTGAAAAATATCGGCTTTGAAGAAGGTCAACAAGCTGAGAATACTAGAATTAAGGAAATTGAAGAATTAGCAACACCAGGAAATGAAAATCTTGTTCAGGCTGCTAAATTTGAAAACAATTCAACAGCTGCAGAGTTGGCAGTTGCTATTGTAAAAGCTGAAAAGGCTAAAGGTGCAAACTTCTTACAAAATGTACAAAAAGATGCTGAGCCTTTGAATGAAGTACCAGGCAATCAAACTGTAGCAGGCCAAGAAAAAGATGCTGATGTTGTGGCAAGCTTTGTTGGTATTTGGAAAGGAGGTCAATAA
- a CDS encoding head decoration protein has product MGNLRSKVGEYVPDNLIADVSFPVQVGSVKLAGGQGNLLRGTVVGKNPTGLFVITDSAQNITADAILTDDIDTGVEGTEDVVTTVYISGPFNRKALIFGGTDTSEKHEELLRTKGIYLKAVL; this is encoded by the coding sequence ATGGGTAACTTACGTTCAAAAGTTGGCGAGTATGTGCCAGATAATTTAATTGCTGATGTGTCATTCCCTGTGCAAGTAGGAAGCGTAAAATTAGCAGGAGGACAAGGGAATTTATTACGTGGCACCGTAGTTGGTAAAAATCCAACAGGGCTATTTGTAATTACTGATTCGGCTCAAAACATTACAGCTGATGCTATTTTAACAGATGATATAGACACAGGTGTTGAAGGTACAGAAGATGTTGTAACAACAGTCTATATTTCAGGACCATTTAACCGAAAAGCTTTAATTTTTGGGGGAACAGATACATCTGAAAAACACGAAGAATTATTACGTACGAAAGGCATTTACTTAAAGGCAGTCCTTTAA
- a CDS encoding major capsid protein, with protein MNYLYKTQTLLQAIISMPKVHTFLRDTFFPKTETFVTEEVLIDYKKGKRRMAPFVAPRVGGITIKRDGFKTEKIKAPRLAPQRAMTIDDISNRSIGENVFSTKTPAQRQKELLATDLQELGESIDRREEWMSGQVLFKGSVDLSGYANDKLTEKVEQHIDYEFDQIEILSGTDLWTHAEANPYDDLSSWRKAIIKNSGISPDIVILGEKAAEAFINNPKIKELFDKLNINLGLIQPSIQTDAVTFIGKLPGLGLEIYSYDDYYEDENEELQPYVPIDKVLMGKKASGGFAYGAITQMEEGDKFATYEGRLVPKTWSDRENETFMVRISARPVPKPADVNSWLVATVV; from the coding sequence ATGAATTATTTATATAAAACTCAAACATTATTACAAGCTATTATTAGCATGCCAAAGGTGCATACATTCTTGCGTGATACATTCTTTCCTAAAACAGAGACATTTGTAACTGAGGAAGTATTAATTGATTACAAAAAGGGAAAACGCAGGATGGCTCCATTTGTAGCACCAAGAGTTGGCGGAATCACTATTAAACGTGATGGATTTAAAACCGAAAAAATCAAAGCTCCACGTCTTGCTCCACAACGTGCTATGACGATTGATGATATTAGTAATCGTTCAATTGGTGAAAATGTATTTAGTACAAAAACGCCAGCACAACGACAAAAAGAGTTATTGGCTACTGATTTACAAGAACTTGGTGAATCTATTGATAGACGCGAAGAATGGATGTCTGGACAAGTTTTATTTAAGGGATCCGTTGATCTAAGTGGTTATGCTAATGATAAATTAACTGAAAAAGTGGAGCAACACATTGATTATGAGTTTGACCAAATAGAAATATTATCAGGTACAGATTTATGGACACATGCTGAAGCTAATCCTTATGACGATCTTTCTTCTTGGAGAAAAGCAATTATCAAAAATTCAGGGATCTCACCTGATATTGTCATCTTAGGTGAAAAAGCAGCTGAAGCATTTATCAATAATCCAAAAATTAAGGAACTTTTTGATAAATTAAACATCAATTTAGGGCTTATTCAACCATCCATTCAAACAGATGCAGTAACGTTTATTGGGAAATTACCAGGCTTAGGTCTTGAAATTTATTCATATGACGATTACTACGAGGACGAAAACGAAGAATTGCAACCATATGTCCCAATAGATAAGGTGCTTATGGGTAAAAAAGCTTCAGGCGGATTCGCATATGGTGCAATTACACAAATGGAAGAGGGAGACAAGTTTGCAACATATGAAGGCCGTTTGGTTCCAAAAACATGGTCTGATCGTGAAAATGAAACGTTCATGGTTCGTATTTCGGCTCGCCCTGTACCAAAGCCTGCAGATGTAAACAGTTGGCTTGTAGCCACAGTTGTATAG
- a CDS encoding phage tail protein, whose protein sequence is MSMRITIDDAELQRIRQRLGELQHKAPNVIANALNRSVSNIKANVPKEVRKDYHAKSADIKATLKDFKASASKLQAEVKSSGKLIGLDKFKVSPKTANPKRKSQLKIAVKKNGTKQILGAFIANINGTKVFQRDGKARLPISRLMGPSVPQMIGNEKIVNKINQDAYSTYETRRTHEINRLLSRMGAN, encoded by the coding sequence ATGAGTATGCGAATCACAATAGATGATGCTGAATTACAAAGGATTCGGCAACGGCTAGGTGAATTACAACATAAGGCACCAAATGTTATTGCCAATGCTTTAAATCGATCTGTATCTAACATAAAGGCCAATGTTCCGAAAGAAGTTAGAAAGGATTATCATGCTAAATCAGCGGATATAAAAGCAACTCTTAAGGATTTTAAAGCTAGTGCTTCTAAATTACAAGCTGAAGTGAAATCGAGTGGTAAATTAATAGGTTTAGATAAGTTCAAAGTGTCGCCTAAGACAGCCAATCCTAAACGTAAAAGCCAACTTAAAATTGCTGTTAAAAAAAATGGAACCAAGCAAATACTAGGTGCATTCATTGCTAATATTAACGGAACAAAGGTTTTCCAACGTGATGGCAAGGCCCGATTACCAATTAGCCGTTTAATGGGTCCATCTGTGCCCCAAATGATTGGTAACGAAAAAATAGTCAATAAGATTAACCAAGATGCATATAGCACCTATGAAACTCGTAGAACTCATGAAATTAATCGCTTGTTAAGTAGAATGGGGGCTAATTAG
- a CDS encoding phage tail sheath family protein produces MAGYKHGVYSYELPTSIIPPVVSTAGLTVVFGTAPIHLLDEPEKAVNRAELAYTYSEAVQKMGYNADFNKYTICEAISSHFALFAVSPLVMINVLDTNKHAVSGSETVGIAKGEGVLQADGVLKSKVIVKNGTNTVDKTDYELEFDDEGKLHIYTSVANEVTVEFERLDASLVTAADIVGGVSLDGSYKGIELINTVFPRFREIPGILISPKFSTNPLVAAVLKAKAKNINGLFQAKTFVDIPTSEVRDYTAVPEYKNMNNLDDPNMEVFWPKCSIGGIQYHKSTQAASLFNLVDAQNEGYPYHEASNNNLQMDAAVLEDGTEILLGLEQANYLNGQGIVTSLNFIGGWKLWGHRTSCYPGNTDPKDAFISVRRVFIYEQNQFILSYWQKTDKPGNKKLIDNIVDSKNIDLNGKAARQFILGGRVEFLQEENPLTDLIDGIYKFHLFITPATPAREIRGLFEFDPSYFGTLFA; encoded by the coding sequence ATGGCTGGATATAAACACGGAGTATATAGCTATGAATTGCCAACATCTATCATCCCTCCTGTGGTATCTACAGCAGGCCTGACGGTGGTTTTTGGAACAGCTCCTATTCATCTATTAGATGAGCCAGAAAAAGCTGTGAATCGAGCAGAATTGGCTTATACGTACAGCGAAGCAGTTCAAAAAATGGGTTACAATGCAGATTTTAATAAATATACAATTTGTGAGGCTATTAGCTCACATTTTGCATTATTTGCCGTTTCACCATTAGTTATGATTAATGTACTTGATACAAACAAACATGCCGTTAGTGGTTCTGAAACTGTAGGAATTGCAAAAGGGGAAGGTGTATTACAAGCCGATGGTGTATTAAAATCAAAGGTTATTGTGAAAAATGGAACAAATACGGTTGATAAAACAGATTACGAATTGGAGTTCGATGACGAAGGAAAGCTACACATTTATACAAGTGTTGCAAATGAAGTAACTGTGGAATTTGAACGATTAGATGCATCGTTAGTGACTGCAGCTGATATTGTAGGTGGGGTTTCACTAGACGGATCATACAAAGGCATTGAATTAATAAATACAGTATTTCCACGTTTCCGTGAAATACCTGGTATTTTAATTTCGCCAAAATTTTCTACAAATCCACTTGTTGCGGCTGTACTAAAAGCGAAGGCCAAAAATATTAATGGTCTGTTTCAAGCAAAAACATTTGTGGATATTCCGACTTCAGAAGTACGTGACTATACAGCAGTACCTGAATATAAAAATATGAATAATTTAGATGATCCCAATATGGAGGTCTTTTGGCCAAAATGTTCTATTGGTGGAATTCAATATCATAAATCCACACAAGCAGCGAGTTTGTTTAACTTAGTTGATGCTCAAAATGAAGGTTATCCATATCACGAAGCATCAAATAATAATTTACAGATGGATGCAGCTGTATTGGAGGATGGTACAGAGATTTTACTTGGCTTAGAACAAGCCAATTACCTGAATGGTCAAGGTATCGTTACTTCACTTAATTTCATAGGTGGCTGGAAACTCTGGGGACATCGTACAAGTTGCTATCCAGGTAATACAGATCCGAAAGACGCGTTTATCTCTGTGAGACGTGTCTTTATTTATGAGCAAAATCAGTTCATTTTATCGTATTGGCAAAAAACGGATAAGCCAGGCAATAAAAAACTTATTGATAATATTGTGGATAGCAAAAATATTGACTTAAATGGCAAAGCAGCACGTCAGTTCATCTTGGGTGGACGTGTGGAATTCTTACAAGAGGAAAATCCATTAACAGATTTAATTGATGGTATTTATAAGTTCCACTTGTTTATCACGCCAGCAACACCAGCGCGCGAGATTCGCGGTTTATTTGAATTTGATCCATCATATTTCGGAACGTTATTTGCATAG
- a CDS encoding phage major tail tube protein, protein MKKIDQILTNFTAWEDATNYLGVVDVELPNFEALSETIKGAGIYGESTAPVIGHFGSQTTKLNWRTLSADAMKLAEPKVHALDFRGNQQLFDPLKGYVQQEVVVKTRCVPLNFTPGKFAVAAATETANEFEVHYIKIMIDGKTTIEFDKFNGVYRVNGKDMMDEVRKNLGLS, encoded by the coding sequence ATGAAAAAAATTGATCAAATCTTAACTAACTTCACAGCATGGGAAGATGCGACAAATTATTTAGGTGTTGTTGATGTCGAACTACCAAATTTCGAAGCATTATCTGAAACCATTAAAGGTGCAGGTATATACGGCGAATCAACAGCTCCTGTGATTGGACATTTCGGTTCACAAACAACCAAATTAAACTGGCGTACATTATCAGCAGATGCTATGAAATTAGCAGAACCAAAAGTACATGCATTGGACTTTCGAGGTAATCAACAACTTTTTGATCCATTGAAAGGGTATGTTCAACAGGAAGTTGTTGTAAAGACACGTTGTGTACCACTCAACTTTACACCAGGTAAATTTGCCGTAGCAGCTGCTACAGAAACAGCTAATGAATTTGAAGTGCATTACATCAAAATTATGATCGATGGTAAAACAACCATTGAATTTGATAAATTTAATGGCGTTTATAGAGTAAACGGTAAAGACATGATGGATGAAGTACGAAAAAATTTAGGATTATCTTAG
- a CDS encoding phage tail assembly protein has translation MTKNEVVLNKNQSEVQEEGLEKLITLSRPVTVEDVTYTELVLDFENLTGADIEKAEMQFNAESPQNSIVMVKEMAKGFVAIVAAKAAGVHVGVIRKLSASDYSKVTMRTTLFLMGGK, from the coding sequence ATGACTAAAAATGAAGTAGTTTTAAATAAAAATCAAAGCGAAGTGCAAGAGGAAGGGTTAGAAAAGTTAATTACTTTATCTCGCCCTGTTACTGTAGAAGATGTAACTTATACAGAACTAGTATTAGATTTTGAAAATTTGACGGGTGCTGATATTGAAAAAGCAGAAATGCAGTTCAATGCAGAGAGTCCCCAAAATTCCATAGTGATGGTCAAAGAAATGGCGAAAGGTTTTGTTGCAATTGTAGCAGCGAAAGCAGCAGGTGTACATGTAGGTGTTATTCGTAAATTGTCAGCTTCTGATTACTCAAAGGTGACAATGCGAACAACACTTTTTTTAATGGGTGGAAAATAA
- a CDS encoding phage tail tape measure protein, with protein sequence MSKVFDIAFKLGAELTSSFKGAFSEASSSMKFLTGAAAAVGGIGAFTAVVGQMSEMSDSLSKLSAQTGTFGADMEALEGVAKNVFRSGYGESFDEVTEALANVKQNMHNLDNGELERMTGDALMFADTFDADINEVTRAANNMMSSFGVTSTTAMDLFAAGAQRGLNFSDEMLDNVAEYAPLFGEMGYSAEEYFGILERGAKAGVYNLDYVNDVMKEFQIRSKDGSKATKDAMGDLSKETQNVWKEFLKGNGTVADVASTVVAELQGMDDQVAANQIGVGLFGR encoded by the coding sequence GTGTCTAAAGTATTTGATATTGCTTTCAAATTAGGTGCTGAACTAACGAGTAGCTTTAAAGGAGCATTTAGCGAAGCAAGTAGTTCCATGAAGTTCTTAACTGGAGCAGCTGCTGCAGTAGGAGGTATAGGTGCTTTTACAGCGGTAGTTGGCCAAATGTCTGAGATGTCTGATTCATTATCAAAATTATCGGCGCAAACAGGCACATTTGGGGCTGATATGGAAGCCTTAGAGGGCGTAGCTAAAAATGTTTTTCGTAGTGGATATGGCGAATCATTTGATGAAGTAACAGAAGCCCTTGCAAATGTAAAACAAAATATGCACAACTTGGACAATGGCGAATTAGAACGCATGACAGGTGATGCATTGATGTTTGCAGATACATTTGATGCAGACATCAACGAGGTAACCCGAGCAGCTAATAATATGATGAGTAGCTTTGGTGTTACCTCTACAACAGCAATGGACCTTTTTGCAGCAGGCGCGCAAAGAGGTCTTAATTTTTCTGATGAAATGCTCGATAATGTGGCCGAATATGCACCGTTGTTCGGAGAAATGGGTTATTCAGCAGAAGAATATTTCGGCATTCTTGAACGTGGAGCAAAAGCAGGCGTATACAACTTAGATTACGTGAATGATGTCATGAAAGAGTTCCAAATACGCTCAAAAGATGGCTCTAAAGCAACAAAAGATGCAATGGGTGATCTCTCAAAGGAAACACAAAATGTATGGAAAGAATTTTTAAAAGGAAATGGCACTGTTGCGGATGTAGCAAGTACTGTAGTGGCTGAATTACAAGGTATGGATGACCAAGTAGCTGCCAATCAAATTGGTGTAGGGTTATTCGGTAGATGA
- a CDS encoding phage tail protein translates to MTKWEDLEATAMYAMLGSTEAMEGFEGAMAKVNEVRFDTFGKAIQGIGRILFMDLVYPIGDAVLPVLNLFANYLSNNLPGAIKKAKSILSTIAPILIGMVSAFLIYKGTLVAVAVAQSIFNTVQKTSIALYNAHRAAMIAYSLYGGGVKGITQGMAAAMRVLNITMLANPFVAVVAAVIGIGVAFYAAYKMSDKFRGAVNNLFSALKDFMSNSISYVALNAPLIWNNLLLSLKIMKIRLIINMQNMARQAMEAFGNSLSGKVGTVISGFIASFKTGLSSLPGIISLIAPMMTTMALGFLGVSGPIGWLIGAIVSIGGFLFRLSQTNDKVAGALKGAWESLSSAFAPIIQVFSDGFSQFATEVGPQLSDTISMIATSITEMGPMFAEVGSSLAQLAVTMLSLWSGSISTLATTLLPILLQVFKMVFPMILQVIQMVLPLVINLLASIIPVILQLAQLIIPMILQVIQSVFPIILSIIQMVLPIFATLLTTVIGVILQLAQTVLPMVLSVIQMVFPIALAIIQAIIPIIVSVLEILINIVNTVLIPAINGILAVIEFVFPYVQSIIETALTIINGIIQTAMSLLQGDWDGAWNTILSTAETIMNNIISFFQGINLFDVGKAIITGLIDGIKSMGGAVLGAIGNLVPEPLKGAASKLLKNLPGFAEGGIVGNPTLAWIGEGGDTEAVIPWNNSQRSKDLWLQTGQALGMLRDNGVFDNMQDQISMQMQANDSPAISPNQVAQSVPNQNNSQVIQLTYNPQYNVQRPEDLDQVKQHADQDKDDLEARLAEIAHNERRKSFGD, encoded by the coding sequence TTGACAAAATGGGAAGATTTAGAAGCCACCGCCATGTATGCCATGCTCGGATCAACAGAAGCCATGGAAGGCTTTGAGGGAGCTATGGCAAAAGTAAATGAAGTTCGTTTTGATACATTCGGAAAAGCTATTCAAGGAATTGGCCGAATTCTATTTATGGATCTTGTTTATCCCATTGGAGATGCTGTTTTACCAGTATTAAATTTATTTGCTAACTATTTATCCAACAATTTACCTGGTGCAATTAAAAAAGCAAAATCAATCCTAAGTACGATAGCTCCTATATTGATAGGGATGGTATCGGCTTTTTTAATTTACAAAGGCACATTAGTGGCCGTTGCAGTGGCACAAAGTATTTTTAATACTGTTCAAAAAACTAGTATTGCTCTCTATAATGCTCATCGAGCAGCCATGATAGCCTATTCCCTATACGGTGGTGGGGTTAAAGGCATTACTCAAGGTATGGCAGCAGCTATGCGTGTTTTAAATATTACAATGTTGGCCAATCCATTTGTAGCTGTGGTAGCTGCAGTTATTGGCATAGGTGTGGCTTTTTATGCAGCTTATAAAATGTCTGATAAGTTCCGTGGAGCTGTAAACAATCTGTTTAGTGCATTAAAGGATTTTATGAGCAATTCAATTAGCTATGTAGCATTAAATGCGCCTCTCATCTGGAACAATTTATTACTTAGTTTAAAAATAATGAAGATACGATTGATTATAAATATGCAAAATATGGCAAGACAAGCCATGGAAGCCTTTGGAAATAGTCTTTCAGGAAAAGTAGGAACTGTGATAAGTGGCTTTATTGCTAGTTTTAAAACAGGACTTTCTAGTTTACCAGGTATCATTTCACTTATTGCGCCAATGATGACCACAATGGCACTTGGATTCTTAGGTGTAAGTGGACCTATTGGTTGGTTAATTGGAGCAATAGTAAGTATAGGAGGATTTTTATTCAGATTATCCCAAACGAATGATAAAGTAGCTGGAGCTTTAAAAGGAGCATGGGAAAGTCTTTCATCTGCATTTGCACCAATTATCCAAGTATTTAGTGATGGTTTTAGTCAATTTGCTACTGAAGTAGGGCCACAATTAAGTGACACTATATCAATGATCGCTACAAGTATTACAGAAATGGGACCAATGTTTGCAGAGGTTGGGAGCTCCTTGGCTCAATTAGCTGTAACAATGCTTTCCTTATGGTCAGGTTCTATTTCAACCTTAGCAACAACATTGTTACCAATACTACTCCAGGTATTCAAAATGGTTTTTCCGATGATCTTACAAGTGATTCAAATGGTTTTACCATTGGTAATAAATTTATTGGCTAGTATCATTCCAGTCATTTTGCAGTTAGCACAGTTGATTATTCCGATGATTTTACAAGTAATACAGTCGGTATTTCCAATTATTTTAAGTATCATTCAAATGGTTTTACCGATATTTGCTACGCTTTTAACAACAGTTATTGGGGTTATTCTACAGTTAGCGCAAACGGTTCTTCCAATGGTGCTTAGTGTAATACAGATGGTATTTCCAATTGCGCTTGCAATTATTCAAGCCATCATCCCGATTATTGTTTCTGTTTTGGAAATTTTAATAAATATTGTTAATACCGTTCTTATTCCAGCGATAAATGGCATTTTGGCAGTCATTGAGTTTGTATTCCCATATGTACAGTCAATTATAGAAACAGCCCTAACAATAATTAATGGCATCATCCAAACGGCAATGTCTCTTTTACAAGGTGATTGGGATGGAGCCTGGAATACAATACTTTCAACTGCTGAAACAATCATGAACAATATCATTAGTTTTTTCCAAGGAATTAACTTATTTGACGTAGGAAAGGCCATTATTACAGGATTAATAGATGGTATTAAATCAATGGGCGGAGCTGTTTTAGGAGCAATTGGTAACTTAGTACCCGAGCCCTTAAAAGGAGCTGCTAGTAAGCTCTTAAAGAATCTACCTGGCTTTGCTGAAGGTGGTATTGTAGGCAATCCAACATTAGCATGGATTGGTGAGGGTGGCGATACAGAGGCTGTTATCCCTTGGAATAATTCACAGCGTTCTAAAGACTTATGGTTACAAACAGGACAAGCATTAGGCATGCTACGCGATAATGGTGTATTTGATAATATGCAAGATCAAATATCTATGCAGATGCAAGCGAATGACAGCCCTGCTATCAGCCCTAATCAAGTGGCACAATCTGTACCAAACCAAAATAATTCGCAGGTGATTCAGCTAACTTATAACCCACAATACAACGTACAAAGACCAGAGGACTTAGACCAGGTAAAACAACATGCTGATCAAGATAAAGATGACTTAGAAGCACGGCTAGCTGAAATTGCACATAACGAAAGGAGGAAGTCGTTTGGCGACTAA
- a CDS encoding tail protein X, translating into MATNTYTTISGDEWDGICFKHYGENGEMLLDKVMYANPSHMKTVVFSAGIVLNMPAFNLEEKQSLDDLPPWMR; encoded by the coding sequence TTGGCGACTAACACATACACAACCATTTCAGGTGATGAGTGGGACGGTATTTGTTTTAAACATTACGGTGAAAATGGTGAGATGTTATTAGATAAAGTCATGTATGCGAATCCTTCACACATGAAAACAGTAGTTTTTTCAGCAGGTATTGTACTAAACATGCCTGCTTTTAATTTAGAAGAAAAGCAAAGTTTAGACGATTTACCACCTTGGATGAGGTGA
- a CDS encoding phage late control D family protein, which translates to MTNTRRAIANITYMGVNITQDIAPYLKSFKFNDNEGESDDIQIDLEDRNRKWQGPWLPKKGDKINASIELRNWYKEGATAKLNCGTFFVDDVSFKGPPDSISIKALSVPFTKGGKDTKKTKAWENTTLQNILTDIAKEAGLKLVYDAPTFLYDRVEQDKKTPLAFAKSLAKREGLATKVTKEQLVVYDELKYEKKAEVRTITRGEDDVKSYDFKVSAAEEQYSKVELSYFDSKTKKNIKYTYKVPGVKDGPTLKINKRAKNLEEAKRWAQAEARNKNKGSKSGKITLMGNEKMVQGVTVNIKNFGAFDGKYFIESSSHNVTGGYTTDINLREVLSY; encoded by the coding sequence ATGACAAATACAAGGCGTGCCATCGCTAATATTACGTACATGGGTGTGAATATTACACAGGATATTGCACCATATTTAAAGTCTTTCAAATTCAACGACAATGAGGGTGAAAGTGACGATATTCAAATCGATTTGGAAGATCGTAACCGGAAATGGCAAGGACCATGGTTGCCGAAAAAAGGCGACAAAATTAATGCCTCAATTGAGTTACGAAATTGGTACAAGGAAGGTGCAACGGCCAAATTAAACTGTGGTACATTTTTTGTCGATGATGTCAGTTTTAAAGGACCACCAGACAGCATTTCGATTAAGGCTTTATCTGTTCCCTTTACCAAAGGCGGTAAGGATACAAAGAAAACAAAAGCCTGGGAGAATACTACACTTCAAAACATATTGACAGACATTGCAAAAGAAGCTGGCTTGAAATTGGTGTATGATGCACCCACATTTTTGTACGATCGTGTGGAACAGGATAAAAAAACACCTCTTGCATTTGCAAAATCTTTAGCAAAGCGCGAAGGGTTAGCAACAAAAGTTACAAAAGAACAGCTTGTTGTTTATGATGAACTGAAATACGAAAAGAAAGCTGAAGTGCGGACCATTACACGTGGAGAAGATGATGTAAAAAGCTACGATTTTAAAGTATCAGCAGCTGAAGAGCAATACTCAAAAGTAGAATTGTCGTACTTTGATAGTAAGACAAAGAAAAATATCAAGTATACGTATAAGGTTCCAGGTGTAAAAGATGGTCCAACTTTAAAGATAAACAAGCGTGCTAAAAATTTAGAGGAAGCAAAACGTTGGGCACAAGCTGAAGCACGTAATAAAAATAAAGGTTCCAAGAGTGGGAAAATTACACTGATGGGGAATGAAAAGATGGTTCAAGGTGTAACTGTGAACATCAAAAATTTCGGAGCTTTTGACGGAAAATATTTCATTGAATCATCAAGTCATAACGTAACAGGAGGCTATACAACAGATATTAATTTGCGGGAGGTGCTAAGCTATTGA
- a CDS encoding phage baseplate assembly protein V, with protein MSKGGMENTPFEAIRKGLVSSVNRENCTVKVYFPDWDEKVSFDLPVMQKNTLNSKYYWMPEPEEQVICAFFANGTQEGVVLGAIYSEADKVPQEFLESDDCDGVLFSDGTLIRYDVKNHKLTIDVKGEIEILAEKEIRVKSGKENGHKIYLN; from the coding sequence TTGAGTAAAGGCGGAATGGAAAATACACCATTTGAAGCTATTCGAAAAGGGCTTGTATCTTCTGTAAATAGAGAAAATTGTACAGTGAAAGTTTATTTTCCAGATTGGGATGAAAAAGTATCGTTCGATTTACCTGTAATGCAAAAAAATACACTAAATTCCAAGTATTATTGGATGCCTGAACCAGAAGAACAGGTGATTTGTGCATTTTTTGCAAATGGTACACAAGAAGGTGTTGTACTAGGTGCAATTTATTCTGAGGCAGATAAAGTTCCACAAGAGTTTCTGGAATCTGATGATTGTGATGGTGTACTTTTTTCGGACGGTACATTGATACGTTATGATGTGAAAAATCATAAATTAACAATTGATGTTAAAGGAGAGATTGAAATCCTCGCTGAAAAAGAGATCCGTGTGAAATCAGGTAAAGAAAACGGTCATAAAATCTATTTAAACTAG
- a CDS encoding PAAR domain-containing protein: MPEAIRFGDICKGHDCHVPRPNDEASSDVIINDLGAHRLGDHWETHCCGSSCHDSVAAEGSPDVIVNGKPLCRVDDLTVCGSPMGLTHSPDVIVNG; this comes from the coding sequence ATGCCAGAAGCAATCCGTTTTGGTGATATATGTAAAGGACATGATTGTCATGTACCTCGGCCAAACGATGAAGCATCATCCGATGTCATTATAAACGACTTAGGGGCTCATCGATTGGGTGATCATTGGGAAACGCATTGCTGTGGATCATCATGTCATGATTCAGTTGCAGCAGAGGGTAGCCCTGATGTTATTGTAAACGGAAAACCTCTATGTCGTGTAGATGACTTAACAGTATGTGGCTCACCTATGGGTTTAACCCATAGCCCCGATGTCATTGTAAATGGTTAG